From a region of the Methanolobus tindarius DSM 2278 genome:
- a CDS encoding carboxypeptidase-like regulatory domain-containing protein translates to MRKLILMALCFCLLVLPASAGTELITNGDAETGDTSGWTVTDSVGYLVYSGPWGRYSGSYGFILDTPGDEMYQTIMVPTESQLTFYYKCANANDWLDIDGTTYSDFTNDEIWHFYSRTLSAGTHTIKYHSYSMSGNNYFCFDDVSVIAEEAPPIMWSQSSYLASDIANITYNYPSYSASSENFIDIRSYNPTSTVWELEERRMVYSDSGSIQYVVPAYESRQFRAELMTRVSVLYNPVEIGNATMQMTSEDASVVFDKYLYDRDENMTFGYYNMPSGSYVQFHSGPTADGATYFQQYSGLSGNGTAGYQLPSNGPYGELFYVRAYDSEGNQLSYDYAYTENEPTEKTTIHGRVRDSDTEAVIEGALVTVGSWTTLTDSFGDYSLTIDKGTWDIEISKTNYITKTVDDFTFSGTSYSYDPYLQPDPTASTTLHGTIANVVGGAISGAQITVSDGTSTKTAVSSSSGSWTISNMVEGETYTVKATATYYENHYGSLTFSSSSNTYAIVMVDGTSEGEEEEDDSGSSGGISNDEDDDSSSSSDDEYRPGRAAARGTLEQAEASIPGMFTVLMIIVFMAAIKKGSK, encoded by the coding sequence ATGAGAAAATTAATATTAATGGCGTTGTGCTTCTGCTTGCTGGTATTGCCTGCAAGTGCAGGGACAGAACTAATTACTAATGGTGATGCTGAAACAGGGGATACGTCCGGATGGACGGTTACTGATTCAGTAGGATACTTAGTATACTCTGGGCCATGGGGTCGTTATTCAGGTTCTTATGGATTTATTTTAGACACTCCTGGGGATGAAATGTACCAAACTATCATGGTTCCCACTGAATCCCAACTAACGTTTTATTATAAATGTGCAAATGCAAACGACTGGCTTGATATAGATGGAACTACTTATAGTGATTTTACTAATGATGAGATATGGCACTTTTATTCTAGGACTTTAAGCGCAGGCACACACACGATAAAATATCATTCATATTCTATGTCTGGAAATAATTATTTTTGTTTCGATGATGTGTCAGTTATTGCAGAAGAAGCTCCTCCGATTATGTGGAGTCAATCATCATATTTAGCTAGTGATATTGCAAACATTACCTATAACTATCCTTCTTACAGTGCCAGCAGTGAAAACTTCATAGATATTAGGTCTTACAACCCTACTAGCACAGTGTGGGAGCTGGAAGAGCGAAGAATGGTATATAGTGATTCAGGCTCAATACAATATGTTGTTCCTGCATATGAATCAAGACAATTCAGAGCCGAATTAATGACTCGTGTTAGTGTCCTGTATAATCCTGTTGAAATTGGAAATGCAACAATGCAGATGACCTCAGAGGATGCATCCGTTGTTTTTGACAAGTACCTCTATGATCGTGATGAAAATATGACTTTTGGCTATTACAATATGCCATCTGGTTCATATGTGCAGTTTCACTCTGGCCCCACAGCAGACGGAGCTACATATTTCCAGCAATATAGCGGATTATCTGGAAACGGTACTGCAGGATACCAACTCCCTTCTAATGGTCCATACGGTGAACTTTTCTATGTAAGGGCCTATGACAGTGAAGGCAACCAGCTAAGTTATGATTATGCTTACACTGAGAACGAGCCCACGGAAAAAACAACTATACACGGACGTGTGAGGGATTCTGACACAGAGGCAGTAATTGAGGGTGCTCTGGTCACAGTGGGTTCCTGGACAACTCTCACTGATTCCTTCGGAGATTATAGCCTCACAATAGATAAGGGAACATGGGATATAGAAATATCAAAAACCAACTACATAACTAAAACAGTAGATGACTTCACTTTCTCAGGGACTTCTTATAGCTATGATCCATATTTGCAGCCAGATCCTACTGCATCCACGACATTGCATGGTACTATTGCCAATGTTGTAGGAGGTGCGATTTCAGGCGCACAAATTACAGTCTCCGATGGAACCAGTACAAAAACAGCAGTATCCTCCAGTAGTGGCTCCTGGACAATTTCCAACATGGTAGAGGGAGAAACATACACCGTCAAAGCAACTGCTACCTATTACGAAAATCATTACGGTTCTCTTACTTTTTCCTCTTCCTCAAACACCTATGCAATTGTTATGGTAGATGGTACATCTGAGGGCGAAGAGGAAGAGGATGATAGCGGCTCATCCGGTGGAATCTCTAACGATGAAGATGACGATAGCTCCAGCAGCTCAGACGATGAATACAGGCCAGGAAGAGCGGCAGCGAGAGGAACACTAGAGCAAGCTGAGGCTTCTATTCCGGGAATGTTCACCGTCCTTATGATAATCGTATTCATGGCAGCAATTAAAAAAGGTTCAAAATGA
- a CDS encoding ParA family protein, translated as MVRNGNKSKKLSTKRLKKLPDYNLGKSKVIAIMNNKGGCGKTTTAISLGLHLARSGKNVLFWDSDPQSNLTQRLGLSDEKFLDSRLDVFFKNAFDERAEEIRSDLGVVVKYPYFYRLPDSDSTPGTIGIMPGSHMSEIKANHAKEDFQKEGGSFLNRNRKTLFGYFHSALQFYGQYFDYIIMDTAPAMEGNILCQLAVRSADEIICPIDGVEAASGIRHLLEWTADELSHDTTLSSVGKPEPNFLFAMVKYQADTKNVSDEENDAYMKNAVYVALKKSLGEFVCDNGIKESSALRNKVYGGFGKKTQYDDLCQELIRKMSSPRPNIFKTVNLETMVELDKALNNICVKNLNKKPEFKVPEYVGARVA; from the coding sequence ATGGTTAGAAATGGGAATAAATCAAAGAAACTGTCTACTAAAAGATTGAAAAAATTACCAGATTATAATCTGGGAAAATCAAAAGTAATTGCAATCATGAACAATAAAGGTGGTTGTGGTAAAACAACAACCGCAATTTCGCTTGGATTACACCTTGCACGTTCCGGTAAAAATGTACTGTTTTGGGATAGTGATCCACAAAGCAATCTCACTCAACGACTTGGACTTTCAGATGAAAAGTTTTTAGACTCACGTCTTGATGTGTTTTTTAAAAATGCATTTGATGAAAGGGCAGAAGAGATTAGAAGTGATTTGGGAGTTGTAGTTAAGTATCCATATTTCTATAGGTTGCCAGACTCTGATTCAACACCTGGAACCATTGGAATAATGCCTGGTAGTCACATGTCTGAAATCAAGGCCAACCATGCAAAGGAAGATTTCCAGAAGGAAGGAGGTAGTTTTTTAAATCGTAACAGAAAGACATTATTTGGGTATTTTCACTCGGCACTTCAATTTTACGGCCAATATTTCGACTACATTATAATGGATACAGCCCCAGCTATGGAAGGTAATATTCTTTGTCAGCTAGCAGTCAGATCAGCTGATGAAATAATTTGCCCCATTGACGGTGTTGAAGCTGCAAGTGGCATTCGACATCTTTTAGAGTGGACTGCGGATGAACTAAGCCACGACACAACCTTATCTAGCGTGGGCAAACCAGAACCTAATTTTCTATTTGCTATGGTGAAATACCAAGCTGATACAAAAAATGTGTCAGACGAAGAAAACGATGCTTACATGAAAAATGCTGTTTATGTGGCATTGAAAAAAAGCCTTGGAGAGTTTGTTTGTGACAATGGTATCAAAGAATCATCTGCTTTGAGAAACAAAGTCTATGGTGGGTTTGGCAAAAAAACACAGTATGACGACCTGTGTCAAGAGCTCATAAGGAAAATGTCTTCACCACGGCCAAATATTTTCAAAACTGTTAATTTAGAGACGATGGTTGAACTGGATAAAGCACTCAACAATATATGTGTGAAAAACCTTAATAAGAAACCAGAATTCAAAGTTCCTGAATATGTAGGAGCGCGTGTTGCATGA
- a CDS encoding ASCH domain-containing protein: MTGPLQGFSPSTRHCRASKCDHLQPYRTDVVGKKERVSYWCDLAEKIPGNMGQCPLDVPEEIDEMKVLSFRQPIASMAAEGIMVLNIRPTDCHYRGPVAIYAIQGHVRRRDRKYFEKVLGREIFKKENGKNKSLLPHGKIIAVADITDTIRFDNPDKFDAYSECHYLSPFYFEKGMVCYGLVLKNIRPLTAEIGWKMPKGCRNWSKIRTSVINPYLPAVAEVMV; the protein is encoded by the coding sequence ATGACCGGACCACTTCAAGGCTTCTCACCATCAACCAGGCATTGCAGGGCTTCAAAATGTGACCATCTGCAGCCTTACAGAACTGATGTTGTGGGCAAAAAAGAACGTGTGAGTTACTGGTGTGACCTGGCAGAAAAGATTCCTGGAAATATGGGACAATGTCCTCTGGATGTTCCGGAGGAGATCGATGAGATGAAGGTACTTTCCTTCAGACAACCTATTGCTTCTATGGCAGCTGAAGGTATTATGGTTCTTAACATAAGGCCTACAGACTGCCATTATAGAGGTCCTGTGGCAATCTATGCGATACAGGGTCATGTCAGGAGGAGAGACAGGAAATACTTTGAGAAGGTCCTTGGACGAGAGATCTTCAAAAAGGAAAATGGAAAGAATAAGTCACTCCTCCCTCATGGAAAGATCATAGCTGTGGCAGATATTACAGACACTATTCGCTTTGATAATCCGGATAAGTTTGATGCATACTCTGAGTGTCACTACCTCTCTCCCTTCTATTTTGAAAAGGGCATGGTCTGTTATGGATTAGTTCTGAAGAATATTAGACCACTTACTGCAGAGATTGGCTGGAAGATGCCAAAGGGTTGCAGGAATTGGTCGAAGATCAGAACCTCAGTGATTAATCCTTACCTTCCTGCAGTTGCTGAGGTGATGGTGTGA
- a CDS encoding DUF5658 family protein has protein sequence MSFLKQIWPVLAFYVLGDLLTTIIAMEMGAPELNPFLASGISLYGYPFLILYKLVVLAVLILVYRSCRSTSWWKISRYSLGALGLVLCCNNVSVIGGAL, from the coding sequence ATGAGCTTCCTTAAACAAATATGGCCTGTTCTGGCCTTCTATGTCCTGGGAGATCTTCTCACAACCATCATAGCTATGGAGATGGGAGCCCCAGAACTTAACCCATTTTTAGCCAGTGGTATAAGCTTATACGGCTATCCGTTTTTGATACTCTATAAACTGGTTGTCCTTGCAGTTCTTATCCTGGTATATCGTTCCTGCAGATCTACCAGCTGGTGGAAAATTTCCAGGTATTCCCTGGGAGCTCTTGGTCTGGTCCTGTGTTGCAACAATGTCTCTGTAATTGGAGGTGCTCTGTGA
- a CDS encoding ATP-binding protein, producing the protein MKVLVVDDNINSRKLLVKILVSNDYEAVEVTNGKEALDFLKKSKSGLIISDIMMPKMDGFTLIKEVKNNPETKDIPFVFYTAHYVSENDHLLAKSLGASRFIVKPAEPNELLQEIQNVLDEYEAGLIKPKEKIIVTDEEYYKQYSERVFRKLEDKYSELEKTTSFLNTVLENMCDCVVVVDPELYVTFRNRKISKVIDCGIKPGEKLPDSMSFDVTNIKSDSHNVFETRVAKNEDDFIYLEGTVSPNINESGETMGYTLVFRDVTERKQAEKQLLNSKLEAESLSRAKSEFLDNMSHELRTPLTAIIGFSDVLCAGIAGDLNSNQLGYVNHIAKSGKHLLEIINDILNVSKLETCRMELECEKFSVMEVLDEVFAVSSSMAFEKNIDLRFDCDIKVDEMYADRLKFKLIMSNLLSNAIKFTSDYGKVIVAAEKKDSSLRVSVSDTGIGIPENKLKHIFDPFIQADTSNTRRYSGTGLGLTLVKWFVEMHNGSVRVESEEGKGSTFTFTIEDQGSRW; encoded by the coding sequence ATGAAAGTGCTTGTAGTGGATGATAATATTAATTCCAGGAAGTTGCTTGTCAAAATTCTGGTATCGAATGATTATGAAGCAGTTGAAGTAACCAATGGTAAGGAGGCACTGGATTTTTTAAAGAAATCAAAGTCAGGTCTTATCATATCTGATATTATGATGCCAAAAATGGATGGCTTTACACTAATCAAGGAAGTGAAGAATAATCCTGAAACGAAAGATATCCCATTTGTGTTTTATACTGCTCATTATGTTAGCGAAAATGACCACCTGCTTGCAAAATCTCTTGGTGCATCACGTTTTATTGTTAAGCCTGCAGAACCTAATGAATTGTTACAGGAAATACAAAATGTTCTGGATGAATATGAAGCTGGTTTGATCAAACCCAAAGAAAAAATAATTGTCACTGATGAGGAATATTATAAACAATACAGTGAACGTGTTTTCAGAAAGCTTGAGGATAAATACAGTGAACTTGAAAAGACCACAAGTTTCCTGAATACTGTCCTGGAAAATATGTGTGATTGTGTAGTTGTTGTTGATCCAGAGCTTTACGTAACTTTCCGTAATCGTAAGATTTCAAAGGTTATTGATTGTGGGATAAAACCTGGGGAAAAATTACCGGATTCCATGAGTTTTGATGTGACCAATATTAAGTCTGATTCCCACAATGTTTTTGAGACCCGGGTCGCTAAAAATGAAGATGATTTTATTTATCTGGAGGGTACTGTTTCTCCCAATATTAATGAGAGTGGGGAAACTATGGGGTATACTCTGGTGTTCAGGGATGTTACAGAACGTAAACAAGCTGAAAAACAATTGTTGAATTCTAAATTAGAAGCAGAATCCCTTAGCAGGGCAAAGTCAGAATTCCTTGATAATATGAGTCATGAATTACGTACTCCTCTTACTGCTATTATCGGATTTTCTGATGTTTTGTGTGCCGGAATAGCTGGAGATCTTAATAGTAACCAGCTTGGATACGTAAACCACATTGCAAAAAGTGGAAAACATCTTCTTGAGATTATAAATGATATTCTCAATGTATCTAAACTGGAAACGTGCAGGATGGAACTTGAATGTGAGAAGTTTTCTGTTATGGAGGTGCTGGATGAGGTTTTTGCAGTGAGTTCTTCTATGGCGTTTGAAAAAAACATTGATCTTAGATTTGATTGTGATATCAAGGTTGATGAAATGTATGCCGACAGGCTGAAATTTAAACTAATTATGTCCAATCTCCTGAGTAACGCAATAAAATTTACTTCCGATTATGGGAAAGTCATTGTTGCTGCTGAAAAAAAAGATTCTTCACTTCGTGTTTCTGTATCCGATACAGGAATTGGAATTCCTGAAAATAAGCTAAAACACATATTTGACCCTTTCATCCAGGCAGATACGTCAAATACGAGGAGATATAGCGGCACCGGCCTTGGACTCACTCTTGTAAAATGGTTTGTTGAAATGCACAATGGATCTGTCCGGGTAGAAAGCGAAGAAGGAAAAGGAAGCACTTTTACATTTACTATTGAAGATCAGGGTTCCCGGTGGTAG
- a CDS encoding response regulator — MNRVLVVEDNPNNMKLINMVLKRHGYETIGAVTGEEGVEKAGTEKPDMILMDIMLPDIDGLETTRRIRRIESLEKIPIIAITSYAMAGDREKILQAGCNGYFEKPINPLTIMNDIEKIIERMQS, encoded by the coding sequence ATGAACAGAGTTCTTGTTGTAGAAGATAATCCAAACAACATGAAACTGATAAACATGGTGTTAAAAAGGCACGGTTACGAAACAATTGGTGCTGTGACAGGTGAGGAAGGAGTTGAAAAAGCTGGTACTGAAAAGCCGGATATGATTTTGATGGATATTATGCTTCCTGATATAGACGGACTTGAAACTACCAGGCGTATACGCAGAATTGAATCACTGGAAAAAATTCCCATCATTGCTATTACGTCGTATGCCATGGCAGGTGATCGTGAAAAGATACTACAGGCAGGATGCAATGGTTATTTTGAGAAACCAATCAACCCACTGACGATAATGAATGATATTGAAAAAATAATAGAAAGGATGCAATCATGA
- a CDS encoding ATP-binding protein: MINNITGDRIVSLLRSIPVFILLILLLTSIASSSENEGLTIRVGVYDNPPKVYLDENGEYKGFFPEIIELVARNESWNVEYVFGDWNTCLKRLESGDIDVMVDVAYSKNRANLYDFNNETVFNNWGIVYTTHDSTIASLTDLEGKKVAVMNGSIHTEGERGIKALTESFEINCTFVEVTSYRDVFISLDSKSVDAGVVNRLFAESEKNKFDVERTYIIFNPIELRFAFHKNATINPILIEGIDRTLHEMKEDKNSQYYALIDYYLLAENDQQEVIPEWVLPAFGIGIFLIAALFLLSVTFRWQVNKKTEDLRVANLHLESEIEKQRETEGKLRESESRFKIVASNTPDYIVMQDKQLKYLFAVNSPLGLPEEEMLGKTDYSFLPEDEADKLAIIKKEVMETGKLQHFESSLTTKEGNTEFFEGTYVPRYDNGNKIDGVIGYFRNVTKRKRAEEELLNYRNHLEKIVEERTSDLQSSQQELVSIVQDLNKTSEELKKANIRLQELDRLKSMFIASTSHELRTPLNSIIGFSSVLLEGWSGELNSEQKEQLQIVLSSGKHLLSLINDVIDISKIEAGKLEVYTEEFNLGDVIDEATSLIRTDAEEKDLELKIEVPDIVVYSDRRRLLQCIINLLSNAVKYSEKGTVELEVKPDDNFVDIYISDTGIGIKEEDLQKLFKAFTRLESHLTDSTSGTGLGLYLTDKLVREVLKGTLDVSSKYGEGSTFTLHIPIRQEEQV, from the coding sequence ATGATCAACAATATAACCGGAGACCGGATAGTCTCACTTTTAAGGTCAATTCCAGTTTTTATTTTGTTGATTCTTCTTTTGACTTCAATAGCTTCTTCTTCAGAAAATGAAGGTTTGACTATAAGGGTAGGTGTTTATGATAATCCTCCTAAAGTCTATTTAGATGAGAATGGAGAATACAAAGGTTTTTTTCCGGAAATAATAGAACTGGTTGCCCGGAATGAAAGCTGGAATGTAGAGTATGTTTTCGGGGACTGGAACACATGCCTTAAACGGCTGGAATCCGGCGATATTGATGTCATGGTGGATGTCGCTTATTCCAAAAACAGGGCAAATTTATACGATTTCAATAATGAAACGGTGTTCAATAACTGGGGTATTGTTTATACTACTCATGATAGTACAATTGCCAGTCTTACTGACCTTGAAGGTAAAAAAGTAGCTGTAATGAATGGCAGTATTCACACCGAAGGTGAACGGGGAATCAAAGCTCTTACAGAAAGCTTTGAGATTAATTGTACTTTTGTGGAGGTTACTTCATATAGAGATGTGTTTATTTCCCTTGATTCCAAATCAGTTGATGCCGGTGTTGTGAACAGGCTTTTTGCAGAGAGTGAAAAAAACAAATTTGATGTTGAGCGGACATATATTATTTTTAATCCAATTGAACTAAGATTTGCATTCCATAAAAATGCTACAATTAATCCTATTCTTATAGAAGGTATTGACAGAACCCTCCATGAAATGAAGGAGGATAAAAACTCGCAGTATTATGCTTTAATTGACTACTATCTTTTAGCAGAAAATGATCAGCAGGAAGTTATTCCAGAGTGGGTGCTTCCTGCATTTGGTATTGGTATATTTCTCATTGCAGCTCTTTTTCTTTTAAGTGTTACATTCAGGTGGCAGGTAAATAAGAAAACAGAGGACTTGAGGGTAGCTAACCTGCATCTTGAATCTGAGATTGAAAAGCAAAGGGAAACCGAGGGAAAACTGAGGGAAAGTGAAAGCCGATTCAAGATCGTTGCTTCAAATACTCCTGATTATATTGTGATGCAGGATAAACAACTAAAGTATTTATTTGCGGTAAATTCTCCACTAGGTCTGCCAGAAGAAGAAATGCTTGGAAAAACAGATTATTCTTTTTTGCCTGAAGATGAAGCAGACAAACTTGCCATAATCAAAAAAGAAGTGATGGAAACAGGCAAATTGCAGCATTTTGAATCCTCTTTAACTACAAAAGAAGGGAACACAGAGTTTTTTGAGGGAACCTATGTTCCAAGATATGATAATGGCAATAAGATTGACGGGGTTATCGGATATTTCAGAAATGTCACAAAACGCAAACGTGCAGAAGAAGAGTTACTGAATTACAGGAACCATCTTGAAAAAATAGTGGAGGAACGTACATCAGATCTTCAGTCCAGTCAGCAGGAACTGGTTAGCATTGTACAGGATCTAAATAAAACTTCAGAGGAACTTAAAAAGGCAAATATTCGTTTGCAGGAGCTGGATAGGCTAAAATCGATGTTTATCGCCAGTACTTCCCATGAGCTGCGTACGCCTCTTAATTCTATTATCGGATTTTCAAGTGTTCTCCTTGAAGGATGGTCCGGGGAATTAAATTCTGAGCAAAAGGAACAACTTCAGATTGTTCTTTCGTCCGGAAAACACCTGCTATCTCTCATAAATGATGTAATTGATATTTCAAAAATAGAGGCCGGAAAACTTGAAGTCTACACTGAAGAGTTCAATCTTGGGGATGTAATAGATGAGGCTACCTCCCTTATCAGAACTGATGCAGAAGAGAAAGACCTTGAGCTAAAAATTGAGGTTCCTGATATTGTTGTCTATTCTGACCGTAGGCGTCTGCTTCAGTGTATCATAAACCTGCTTTCAAATGCGGTGAAATATTCTGAAAAAGGTACTGTTGAGCTTGAGGTTAAACCTGATGATAATTTTGTTGATATTTATATTAGCGATACGGGTATCGGAATAAAAGAAGAAGACCTTCAGAAACTCTTTAAAGCTTTCACCAGACTTGAATCCCATCTTACAGATTCAACATCAGGCACTGGTCTTGGTTTGTACCTCACAGATAAACTTGTACGTGAAGTTCTTAAAGGTACTCTGGATGTCAGCAGCAAATACGGGGAAGGCAGCACATTCACTTTACACATTCCTATTAGGCAGGAGGAGCAGGTATGA